The DNA sequence CCTTGAAGCTAAGCCGCGCCAGACGGGTAAGCGTGCAGCCAAAGACATCCGGCGCCAAGGCTGGGTACCGTGCATTCTTTACGGGCACCACGTAGCGCCTATTCCTTTTCAGGTGCCTGAGTTGGCACTACGGCCGTTGATTTATACGACCGAAACCCACGTGGTGCAGCTTCAGCTCGACGGGCAAACGTGGGAATGCATCCTCAAAGACGTGGAGTTCCATCCCGTAACCGATCGTCCTATACATGCCGATTTTCAGGTGTTGCAGCGGGGTGAGAAAATTACCGTCTCGGTGCCGGTGCAGGTTTTGGGTAGTGCGATTGGGGTGCAGCGGGGAGGTGTGCTGCACGTGGTGGCGCACGAGCTGGAGGTGCGCTGCTTGCCACAGCACATTCCGGCCCATATTGAGGTCGATGTAAGCGCATTGGATATTGGCGATGCCATCCATGTCGGCGACCTGAAGCTCGAAGGGCTGGAATTTGAAGACTCGCCGGATCAAGTGGTTGTGGTTGTGGAGCCCCCAACGGTTAGAGGCCTGTTAGAGGAAGAAGGTGAAGCAGCCCCTGGAGCAGCAGCTTAAGGCTTTACCAGACTGGGCATGGCGGTACGTGCGTTGATTGTGGGGCTGGGTAATCCAGGGCCACAGTATGCGCAGACGCGTCATAACGCTGGCTTCATGGTCGTCGACCGTCTGGCTGAGCGGTACGGGATTACCTGGCGATCGGAGCGGGGACCTTCGCTCCTTGGATGGGGGCAACTTGAAGGATGTCCAGTGGGGTTGATGAAACCCCTCACGTTTATGAACCGAAGCGGCGTAGCGGTAGGCGAAGTGGTGCGTTACTATCGCCTTCCCCTAGAACGGCTGCTTGTCATATACGACGATCTCCATTTGCCTCCAGGGCGAATCCGTCTGCGACCGGGGGGGAGCGCTGGTGGGCATAATGGCGTCGAAGATATCATCCGCGCCTTAGGTACAACGAACTTTCCGCGGCTTCGCATTGGCATAGGCCATGCGTATGCCCGAGGGCGACAGGCCGACTACGTCCTCTCGCCTTTTACCCAAGAAGAGTGGCCGTTGGTAGAAGCCGCACTGGAGCGCGCCTGCCAGGCTGCGGTCACGTTTGCCTGCGAAGGCTTAGCCGCCGCCATGAACCGCTACAACCGTGCGGCGTCGTTAGAATAACCTCCTTCATGCACTTTTTGCGTAGCTTAAGCAGCCTTTCGATCCAGGAATAGCTTCGGTTTTGTATCTTGCCGCGCGGCTATCCTAAGAAACATTCAAGGCTTGCCGTCTCTGGCAGCATAAACGGTTCGTTTTAGGGACAACTGTGCAAAACTTATGGAAATGGTATTCACGTATCTCGTTCC is a window from the Rhodothermus bifroesti genome containing:
- a CDS encoding 50S ribosomal protein L25; the protein is MQTITLEAKPRQTGKRAAKDIRRQGWVPCILYGHHVAPIPFQVPELALRPLIYTTETHVVQLQLDGQTWECILKDVEFHPVTDRPIHADFQVLQRGEKITVSVPVQVLGSAIGVQRGGVLHVVAHELEVRCLPQHIPAHIEVDVSALDIGDAIHVGDLKLEGLEFEDSPDQVVVVVEPPTVRGLLEEEGEAAPGAAA
- the pth gene encoding aminoacyl-tRNA hydrolase, coding for MAVRALIVGLGNPGPQYAQTRHNAGFMVVDRLAERYGITWRSERGPSLLGWGQLEGCPVGLMKPLTFMNRSGVAVGEVVRYYRLPLERLLVIYDDLHLPPGRIRLRPGGSAGGHNGVEDIIRALGTTNFPRLRIGIGHAYARGRQADYVLSPFTQEEWPLVEAALERACQAAVTFACEGLAAAMNRYNRAASLE